A single window of Labrus mixtus chromosome 23, fLabMix1.1, whole genome shotgun sequence DNA harbors:
- the si:dkey-171c9.3 gene encoding uncharacterized protein si:dkey-171c9.3, which produces MQEVSADPRVPEPDQGNLGLKTSHQHNVVLEQFAQNMTENIMQSCLSQMEMVEPEVESRFKQNEEMLAEELASSVVEEALREVSRGQSIFQRPVSLEIEDGQAKGLDQSENDFEDFNPKMDPSNQFQTSEDIQPCRAPLSQSGFLVLGSIDYPDAPPTTPLLPELERSRYSFAKKLKGGLAKVFMPSPPPPTPKEEGDGANNDPRVELMEHLMHSLSTDELAREYLEIGGHHGAKVVAFAEALSCDIIESVLNFKNRDLMAETSDLNKLAHQLAETIISSSLDEAKMTV; this is translated from the coding sequence ATGCAGGAAGTGAGTGCCGATCCAAGGGTGCCAGAACCCGATCAAGGAAACCTTGGCCTCAAGACAAGCCACCAACACAATGTGGTTCTTGAGCAGTTTGCCCAAAATATGACTGAGAACATTATGCAGTCTTGTCTAAGCCAGATGGAAATGGTGGAGCCTGAAGTGGAGTCCAGATTCAAACAAAATGAGGAGATGTTAGCCGAAGAGTTAGCGTCATCTGTGGTTGAGGAAGCTCTGAGGGAAGTCAGTCGAGGTCAGAGTATATTTCAGAGACCAGTTAGTTTAGAAATAGAGGATGGACAGGCCAAAGGTTTGGACCAATCTGAGAACGACTTTGAGGATTTCAACCCAAAGATGGATCCAAGCAATCAGTTCCAGACTTCTGAAGACATCCAGCCATGCCGTGCACCCTTGTCTCAGTCAGGGTTCCTAGTTTTGGGATCCATCGACTACCCTGATGCCCCTCCAACGACACCCCTCCTTCCTGAGCTTGAGAGAAGCAGATACAGTTTTGCCAAGAAGCTCAAAGGAGGTTTGGCAAAGGTTTTTATGccatcacctcctccaccaaccccgaaggaggaaggagacggCGCCAACAATGACCCTCGAGTGGAGTTAATGGAACATCTAATGCACTCGTTGTCCACGGATGAGTTGGCAAGGGAGTATTTGGAAATTGGGGGTCACCATGGAGCCAAGGTAGTGGCTTTTGCGGAGGCTCTTTCATGTGACATCATTGAGTCTGTCTTGAATTTCAAAAACAGAGATCTGATGGCTGAAACTAGCGACCTCAATAAATTAGCCCACCAACTGGCTGAAACCATCATCTCCTCCTCGCTTGATGAAGCTAAGATGACTGTCTGA